One window of Ziziphus jujuba cultivar Dongzao chromosome 5, ASM3175591v1 genomic DNA carries:
- the LOC107421459 gene encoding uncharacterized protein LOC107421459, giving the protein MTKIKKKLVSSAPWRGEEDDAEGEFKDAKLKMTKNPGGTSTMHVPRKKSIRSKDDDPDDSLAEIDPELRYSFQRNFQFLQRVFSIDTVVKPLPPAMAYNVSRNLSFFTGIFTQFFDPEGIANAQKSLGLGQEEKARRVR; this is encoded by the exons atgaCGAAGATAAAGAAGAAGCTGGTTTCTTCAGCTCCATGGAGAGGCGAAGAAGACGATGCGGAAGGCGAATTCAAGGACGCGAAgctgaaaatgacaaaaaatccAGGAGGTACTTCCACCATGCACGTCCCTCGCAAGAAATCTATACGCTCCAAGGATGATGACCCAGATGACtccctcgctgaaattgatccTGAGCTCCGCTACAGCTTCCAGCGTAACTTCCAG TTTCTGCAACGAGTTTTTAGCATTGATACTGTTGTGAAACCATTACCACCTGCCATGGCTTACAATGTTTCTCGCAACTTGAGCTTCTTCACGGGAATTTTCACACAATTCTTTG ACCCTGAAGGTATTGCAAATGCACAGAAGTCACTTGGTTTAGGACAAGAGGAGAAAGCTCGTAGAGTACGTTGA